In one Meles meles chromosome 17, mMelMel3.1 paternal haplotype, whole genome shotgun sequence genomic region, the following are encoded:
- the GPA33 gene encoding cell surface A33 antigen encodes MVGKLQPVLWTLCAVWVTVAAIFVETPQEILRAARGKSVTLPCTYQTSVSNRNGFIQWDKLLRSHSERVLIWEFSKKTSISGDLYKNRVNISSEAEHSDASITIGQLTMDDNGTYECSVSLIEDLAGTSKSRVRLLVLVQPSKPDCAIEGETVIGNNIQLTCQSKEGSPAPQYSWKSYDVLNKERPAPAVTGQTLSLKNISTDMSGYYICTSSNEVGTESCNITVAVRLPSMNVALYAGIAGGLAAAFIVLGLVIYCCCCRRGKDEAEDTKPNRMIYQKPPEQVRELQTEQEEEDDYRQEDHRSTGRESPGHADR; translated from the exons TCTGGGTGACTGTCGCTGCCATCTTTGTGGAAACGCCCCAGGAGATTCTTCGGGCTGCCCGGGGAAAGAGCGTTACCCTTCCATGCACCTACCAAACTTCTGTCTCCAACCGAAATGGATTTATCCAATGGGACAAACTTCTGAGGAGTCACTCG gaAAGGGTGCTCATCTGggaattttcaaagaaaaccaGTATCTCTGGTGACCTCTATAAGAACCGCGTCAACATCTCGAGCGAAGCCGAACACTCGGATGCTTCCATCACCATCGGCCAGCTTACCATGGATGACAACGGCACGTACGAGTGCTCGGTCTCCCTGATCGAAGACCTGGCGGGAACCTCTAAGTCACGCGTCAGGCTCTTGGTCCTGG TACAGCCCTCCAAACCAGACTGCGCCATCGAGGGAGAGACCGTGATTGGGAACAACATCCAGCTGACCTGCCAATCGAAGGAAGGCTCTCCGGCCCCTCAGTACAGCTGGAAGAGCTATGATGTCCTCAACAAGGAGCGGCCAGCCCCAGCAG TCACAGGCCAGACCTTGTCTCTGAAGAACATCTCCACAGACATGTCGGGTTATTACATCTGCACCTCCAGCAACGAGGTGGGCACCGAGTCCTGTAACATCACCGTGGCCGTCAGACTTC CGTCCATGAACGTGGCCTTGTATGCGGGCATAGCGGGGGGCCTGGCTGCAGCCTTCATCGTCCTGGGCCTTGTCAtctactgctgctgctgccgccgggGGAAGGACGAGGCTGAGGACACAAAGCC GAATCGGATGATCTACCAGAAGCCTCCAGAGCAGGTGAGGGAGCTTCAgacagagcaggaagaggaagatgacTACAGGCAGGAAGACCACAGGAGCACGGGGCGGGAGTCCCCTGGCCACGCCGATCGGTGA